One genomic segment of Hordeum vulgare subsp. vulgare chromosome 2H, MorexV3_pseudomolecules_assembly, whole genome shotgun sequence includes these proteins:
- the LOC123431337 gene encoding uncharacterized protein LOC123431337 produces the protein MSKLKQDVFDKAHEMALAATTRKRPTQRSYNDLDKVKITSRPTALQLLHMYKDIHNLFVKHSAALVPRNVCFAQPVGGIPSTFKEELLDGVPVAIPYDKQNLCFFIIEVVIDKDVVFQFPMRFDSMYCCGFRVLELGDDPLEKIWYSFGKVQILPNRLFKNRKKSGLSLDYNNLRKIQIFGGLVAKFCHHFRAFQPLKDDDDNSMAQQLKDSIFFVFSEGSRFWFAMCLSLEGVQCKTVYCVRLTDLMANLIQDYGDTSRLCVYLWLAFLEREMDSAATSLHDKSRFPDLFLAFRKEVEKFLKYAEADPGFNNRPLIKFKGSNDGYCLGALVGQSLFIIKYSCVLVRKALMREANYTRIWPVMFKVTNDDVECYDD, from the exons ATGTCAAAGCTCAAGCAAGATGTATTTGATAAGGCACATGAAATGGCACTGGCTGCTACCACCAGAAAGAGGCCTACCCAGCGCTCCTATAAC GATCTTGATAAGGTTAAAATCACCTCCAGGCCTACTGCACTGCAACTGCTGCACATGTACAAGGATATCCACAACTTATTTGTTAAACATAGTGCTGCTTTGGTTCCCCGGAATGTGTGTTTTGCACAGCCTGTGGGAGGAATACCGTCAACGTTCAAAGAAGAGCTTCTTGATGGAGTTCctgttgcaataccttatgataaGCAG AATTTGTGCTTTTTTATCATTGAGGTTGTCATTGACAAGGATGTGGTTTTTCAATTCCCAATGCGTTTCGATAGCATGTACTGTTGTGGTTTCCGTGTTCTTGAGCTTGGTGATGATCCACTGGAAAAGATCTGGTATTCATTCGGGAAAGTTCAAATACTTCCGAACAGACTTTTCAAAAACAGGAAGAAATCTGGTCTGTCATTAGATTATAATAACTT ACGCAAAATTCAGATCTTTGGTGGTCTCGTTGCAAAGTTTTGCCACCATTTTCGAGCGTTTCAACCTCTCAAAGATGATGATGATAATTCCATGGCCCAGCAGTTGAAAGACTCAATTTTTTTTGTATTCAGTGAGGGTTCTAGATTCTGGTTTGCAATGTGTTTATCCTTAGAAGGCGTTCAATGCAAAACGGTATATTGTGTGCGTCTGACTGACTTGATGGCAAATCTGATCCAAGATTATGGTGACACGTCTCGGCTTTGCGTTTACTTGTGGCTTGCGTTTCTTGAGAGGGAGATGGACTCGGCTGCAACCTCATTGCATGATAAAAGCAGGTTCCCTGATTTATTCTTGGCTTTTCGCAAAGAGGTGGAAAAATTCTTAAAGTATGCAGAGGCAGATCCAGGCTTTAATAACCGTCCATTGATCAAGTTCAAAGGATCCAATGATGGATATTGCCTAGGTGCATTAGTCGGTCAATCTCTCTTCATCATCAAATACAGCTGTGTCCTAGTTCGCAAGGCTTTAATGCGTGAAGCGAATTATACAAGAATCTGGCCAGT GATGTTTAAAGTTACTAATGATGATGTTGAATGTTATGATGACTGA